In Ipomoea triloba cultivar NCNSP0323 chromosome 7, ASM357664v1, a single genomic region encodes these proteins:
- the LOC116026017 gene encoding peroxisomal membrane protein 13-like isoform X2 encodes METNPQQPGSSPPPKPWERAGSSSGPTPFKPPSVGKTSDIVEASGTSTPGELVPAADRNTATNINTVARPVPTRPWEQPQTYGSTFGGINGSYGMGMYSGGLYGNNMYRGGYGGLYGGGMYGGGMYNSGIGGPMGGYGMGMGAPYGEQDPNNPFGAPSSPPGFWISLMRVMQGVVNFFSRIAMLTDQSVQACHVGITALLQLFDRSGLLYGEVGGLARFVLRLLGIKTKPKKVEPPSAEGLPGPQSLHGNQHYIAGPKAAPSGAWDSVWGE; translated from the exons ATGGAGACCAATCCACAGCAACCAG GTAGTAGTCCTCCACCAAAGCCTTGGGAACGAGCTGGTTCCTCATCTGGTCCTACGCCCTTTAAGCCACCCTCTGTAGGCAAAACAAGTGATATTGTAGAGGCATCTGGAACATCAACACCCGGTGAACTTGTACCGGCAGCTGACAGGAATACAGCTACTAATATAAACACGGTTGCAAGACCTGTGCCTACTCGGCCTTGGGAGCAGCCACAGACATATGGTAGCACTTTTGGAG GAATAAATGGTTCATATGGAATGGGAATGTATAGTGGTGGATTGTATGGGAACAACATGTATAGAGGAGGTTATGGTGGGCTGTATGGAGGTGGGATGTATGGTGGTGGAATGTACAACAGTGGCATCGGAGGCCCAATGGGTGGGTATGGAATGGGCATGGGGGCCCCATATGGAGAACAAGATCCAAACAATCCATTTGGTGCTCCATCATCTCCACCCGGCTTCTGGATTTCCTTGATGAGAGTG ATGCAAGGTGTTGTAAATTTCTTTAGCCGAATTGCAATGTTGACAGACCAGAGTGTCCAGGCATGCCACGTGGGTATTACCGCACTTCTTCAG CTGTTTGATCGTTCAGGATTATTGTACGGAGAAGTTGGAGGGCTAGCTAGATTTGTGCTGAGATTATTAGGAATCAAAACAAAGCCCAAGAAAGTTGAGCCCCCTAGTGCTGAAGGGCTCCCTGGCCCTCAGAGTCTTCATGGGAATCAACACTACATTGCGGGACCTAAGGCTGCTCCTAGTGGTGCCTGGGACAGTGTATGGGGTGAGTGA
- the LOC116026017 gene encoding peroxisomal membrane protein 13-like isoform X1 — translation METNPQQPGSSPPPKPWERAGSSSGPTPFKPPSVGKTSDIVEASGTSTPGELVPAADRNTATNINTVARPVPTRPWEQPQTYGSTFGGYGSGLNYNSGYGTGINGSYGMGMYSGGLYGNNMYRGGYGGLYGGGMYGGGMYNSGIGGPMGGYGMGMGAPYGEQDPNNPFGAPSSPPGFWISLMRVMQGVVNFFSRIAMLTDQSVQACHVGITALLQLFDRSGLLYGEVGGLARFVLRLLGIKTKPKKVEPPSAEGLPGPQSLHGNQHYIAGPKAAPSGAWDSVWGE, via the exons ATGGAGACCAATCCACAGCAACCAG GTAGTAGTCCTCCACCAAAGCCTTGGGAACGAGCTGGTTCCTCATCTGGTCCTACGCCCTTTAAGCCACCCTCTGTAGGCAAAACAAGTGATATTGTAGAGGCATCTGGAACATCAACACCCGGTGAACTTGTACCGGCAGCTGACAGGAATACAGCTACTAATATAAACACGGTTGCAAGACCTGTGCCTACTCGGCCTTGGGAGCAGCCACAGACATATGGTAGCACTTTTGGAG GTTATGGTTCTGGTTTAAACTATAATTCTGGTTATGGAACAGGAATAAATGGTTCATATGGAATGGGAATGTATAGTGGTGGATTGTATGGGAACAACATGTATAGAGGAGGTTATGGTGGGCTGTATGGAGGTGGGATGTATGGTGGTGGAATGTACAACAGTGGCATCGGAGGCCCAATGGGTGGGTATGGAATGGGCATGGGGGCCCCATATGGAGAACAAGATCCAAACAATCCATTTGGTGCTCCATCATCTCCACCCGGCTTCTGGATTTCCTTGATGAGAGTG ATGCAAGGTGTTGTAAATTTCTTTAGCCGAATTGCAATGTTGACAGACCAGAGTGTCCAGGCATGCCACGTGGGTATTACCGCACTTCTTCAG CTGTTTGATCGTTCAGGATTATTGTACGGAGAAGTTGGAGGGCTAGCTAGATTTGTGCTGAGATTATTAGGAATCAAAACAAAGCCCAAGAAAGTTGAGCCCCCTAGTGCTGAAGGGCTCCCTGGCCCTCAGAGTCTTCATGGGAATCAACACTACATTGCGGGACCTAAGGCTGCTCCTAGTGGTGCCTGGGACAGTGTATGGGGTGAGTGA